A region of the Mugil cephalus isolate CIBA_MC_2020 chromosome 23, CIBA_Mcephalus_1.1, whole genome shotgun sequence genome:
TTTCTCTTTCGCCGTGCTCCAGTGAGGTTGCCTGTGCGCGGCGTTTCCGCATGGAAGCATCCCCGCAACCTTTGCGCGTTAACTCCTCAggagccgaggaggaggaggagggggctgcGTGCGCCGGCTGCAGAGACGCGCACTTGTTCCCCGGTCCCGTTTGACACACGTTGCTCTGAGGtccattaaagtgttttttttattattattatcattattcgATTTACGCGCTCAGGAAGATGCTCCAGTGTGAGACTGAAACTTCAGCTACAGATATgtagcatttgtttttctttttcttgtatgTCCCAAATTCTATAATAATGAACAGATAGTTATAATTGCCTCTTTAATATCAGGTGCACAGTCCGCGTTATGGATAAAAACTCAACATTTACACGTAAACATGACCCATAAATGCGTTTTCACGCACAGTTTTATCGATTTAATAGACTGAGTCCATGTATCtgagcttattttttttctaacaggTGTAAACTTCTTGCTGAATGCGTGGGAAAGCTGCAATGTGTCATAAAAAAGAGGTTCCTCTTTGCGTTTGATTGGGTCATGATCTCCCCAAACTAGAGGTTTATCGagcgttttcttttcttttttttatttacccttTCAGCCCTGTTTGTGTACTAGTATCTCAGTACTATTTACTACCAAGTTGTATTCCCCGTTTTGTTTGGAGTGCAATTAAAAATCAGCCAATCGGAACAGCCGGAAGGAGGGCTCCTGCGCCCGGAGCAAGGCTGGCGAGACCTGCCACTCACACCCCGGGTAGCCAATCAATGCGGACGCACGGGGTAAACACCGCGTCCTCTGGCTGGCGAGCGGGGGCGGGACTACGCCGCCTTgtcagggagggagagagagagagagagagaaggagagagataTAGAGAGAGAGGTGGGGAGAGAGAACAAGCGAATGAGAGGAGAGGCTCGCGAGCAGCGCCGTAcactgttaaactggattgtaCTTCAACGGGAGTTTGCGGTTTGGCAGGTTTATATAcatcaaaacagaacaaagagacAGGCTCTACAGTGCtataaaagaagagagagaaaagaataaagCGAGGGAGAAATCTCGGCGACTGAATTACAAAAGAACTGAGGACACTCCGCTAATGTTTTTCACACCCAAAGAGGACATAAACCGGGACTTTGTACGTTGTGGAGAATTTgcgaggctttttttttttgttttccgcGGCCACCAAAAGTTTGTTTGGGACGAcgctttttctccccctccctccccacccacccaccagcaccgccgccgccgccgctgtaTATTTGAATTTTAATGTTCACAATCTCATCGCAGTGCGAAACTTTTAAAACGGACTGCACATGGTTTCAAAGGGCTTTTGAAAACCTGGAATTTTATTCTTCGACGTCCACGCAGACGCGCCTGAGCTAGAATGTTGTAAATACATGCGGATTTTATCCAGTTTTCTGACTCCgtttttgaagcttttttttttttgtgcgtttttaCGCACATCATCGATGGTGTTCGCCAAAAAGCCTACCCGTACTTTTAAAGTTTGAATAATTCATGAGATACAATTTGCCTGCACGAAAGAagtgactgtaaaaaaaaaagggaggggggttATCACAAACATATTCATAAGGGTTGACGGAATGGCCACCGCGGCTTCCAATCCTTATCTACCCAGCAATAGCATCTTATCGTCCGGCTCCATCGTGCACTCTGACTCCGGCGGCGGTGGCATGCAGCCGGGCAGTGCTGCGGTTACCTCGGGTTCTGGGGGCTACAGAGGAGACCCCTCGGTCAAGATGGTGCAGAGTGACTTTATGCAAGGCGCGATGGCAGCGAGCAACGGGGGGCACATGCTGAGCCATGCCCACCAGTGGGTGACATCCCTCCCTCAcgccgcggcggcggcggcggcagccgCTGTCGCCGCGGCCGAAGCCGGATCGCCTTGGTCGTCGAGTCCCGTCGGGATGGCCGGCAGCCCGCAGCAGCAGGACGTGAAAAACTCCGGCAGAGACGACCTGCACACGGGCACCGCGCTGCACCACAGGCCCCCTCACTTAGCCCCCCATCAGACTCACGCCGGGGCTTGGGGGAGCACGACCGCGGCTCACATCAACTCCATATCcggggggcagcagcagcagcagtcgctCATCTACTCGCAGCCGGGAGGGTTCACTGTGAACGGGATGCTGAGTCCCGGGAGCCAGAGCCTGGTGCACCCGGGGCTGGTGAGAGGAGACACCCCCGACCTGGACCACggcagccaccaccaccaccaccaccaccagcatccGCACCACCAGCACCACGGCGGCGTCAACAGCCACGACGCGCACTCGGACGACGACACGCCGACCTCGGACGACCTGGAGCAGTTCGCCAAGCAGTTCAAGCAGCGGAGGATCAAGCTGGGCTTCACGCAGGCGGACGTCGGCCTGGCTCTGGGCACCCTGTACGGGAACGTTTTCTCTCAGACGACCATCTGCAGGTTCGAGGCGCTGCAGCTCAGCTTCAAAAACATGTGCAAGCTCAAGCCTTTGTTAAACAAGTGGCTCGAGGAGGCCGACTCGTCCACCGGCAGCCCCACCAGCATCGACAAGATCGCGGCGCAGGGGAGGAAGCGAAAGAAGCGCACGTCCATCGAAGTGAGCGTCAAGGGGGCTCTGGAGAGCCACTTCCTAAAATGCCCCAAACCCTCGGCCCAGGAGATCAGCTCCCTGGCGGACAACTTGCAGCTGGAGAAAGAGGTGGTTAGAGTGTGGTTTTGCAATaggagacagaaggaaaaacGGATGACGCCCCCAGGAGTGGCACAGACGCCGGAGGATGTGTACTCTCAGGTCGGCAATGTGAGTGCAGAAACACCGCCCCCCTCCATGGACTGCAAAAGAATGTTCAGTGAAACATAGAACAGCACAGCAGAATATTttatatgaaattaaaactggttaaaagcagaaaaaaaaacaaacacacagactaTCGGCAGGATagccaaacatttttttgataCTGTGATTGTGAGGGAATATGAATGAGACTGCAAATGTGTTATCTATTTTTCaccagacaaaaagaaagaaagaaagagagaaaaacgaGCAaccttttccccctttttcctcccaACCCCCTCAGAAAAAAAACGCACCGTTAACCTTCTTCCAGGCCCTAAATGTCTTAACCTAAAAGGTtccttctgcttttttctttcaggggCATTTTTTAGTAGATTACTTAAAAGATGCAAGTGAAGCGAGCGACCAGAGGGTGACAACTACAAGTTCATTCCACCAGGTAATTTTGGCGCATTGAGACACACCAGGAGGAAAACCaagtattgtttttattcttttttttccccttcttcttcttccccccctTCTCCAACAAAAAATAATTCCCCCTCCTCATTTTACCCCGTGTTTGATTGAAGAAACAAAGGAGCAGGCATTTTGTATATTTAGAAATGAGccgcctccctccctgtctccaacaaaaagagaaagagaaaaaaaacgaaataaagAGGGGAAAACTGCAACAATGCGAAGAAGAGTGACATCCACGAAGCTTCCATCAcgatttttccttttctgagaTGGACTGCATGGtttcattaacacacacacacacatacggaGGATTAGgggttcttttcttttttttttttctccacgcTGAGGCCCTCATGAGCCCAGAAAGAAAGCAGGACCAGGACTGCCTGATCTCAAAGATCACCCTCgtgtctgtttcttcttcttctccttttttttttttttaattattattatttaatggaCACCGTGAGTGGATTTCTTCTTACCCTTTTCCCCCCCCCAACGAGTAGAGCATAAGACATTTGAAAAAGACTTGAGCTGCActtatttgaagaaaaaaaaaatctgttgccAAGTGTGACTGAGTGGGTGCTGTGGATATATTAATGCTGCCCTTTGTAAGCAGTATTCTTTGGTAggttttaataaacaaaaactctGTAAAGCCGGCAATATAGAT
Encoded here:
- the LOC125001188 gene encoding POU domain, class 3, transcription factor 3-B isoform X1, with product MATAASNPYLPSNSILSSGSIVHSDSGGGGMQPGSAAVTSGSGGYRGDPSVKMVQSDFMQGAMAASNGGHMLSHAHQWVTSLPHAAAAAAAAAVAAAEAGSPWSSSPVGMAGSPQQQDVKNSGRDDLHTGTALHHRPPHLAPHQTHAGAWGSTTAAHINSISGGQQQQQSLIYSQPGGFTVNGMLSPGSQSLVHPGLVRGDTPDLDHGSHHHHHHHQHPHHQHHGGVNSHDAHSDDDTPTSDDLEQFAKQFKQRRIKLGFTQADVGLALGTLYGNVFSQTTICRFEALQLSFKNMCKLKPLLNKWLEEADSSTGSPTSIDKIAAQGRKRKKRTSIEVSVKGALESHFLKCPKPSAQEISSLADNLQLEKEVVRVWFCNRRQKEKRMTPPGVAQTPEDVYSQVGNGHFLVDYLKDASEASDQRVTTTSSFHQVILAH
- the LOC125001188 gene encoding POU domain, class 3, transcription factor 3-B isoform X2 encodes the protein MATAASNPYLPSNSILSSGSIVHSDSGGGGMQPGSAAVTSGSGGYRGDPSVKMVQSDFMQGAMAASNGGHMLSHAHQWVTSLPHAAAAAAAAAVAAAEAGSPWSSSPVGMAGSPQQQDVKNSGRDDLHTGTALHHRPPHLAPHQTHAGAWGSTTAAHINSISGGQQQQQSLIYSQPGGFTVNGMLSPGSQSLVHPGLVRGDTPDLDHGSHHHHHHHQHPHHQHHGGVNSHDAHSDDDTPTSDDLEQFAKQFKQRRIKLGFTQADVGLALGTLYGNVFSQTTICRFEALQLSFKNMCKLKPLLNKWLEEADSSTGSPTSIDKIAAQGRKRKKRTSIEVSVKGALESHFLKCPKPSAQEISSLADNLQLEKEVVRVWFCNRRQKEKRMTPPGVAQTPEDVYSQGHFLVDYLKDASEASDQRVTTTSSFHQVILAH